A region of Necator americanus strain Aroian chromosome I, whole genome shotgun sequence DNA encodes the following proteins:
- a CDS encoding hypothetical protein (NECATOR_CHRI.G2498.T3), producing MGKDGNPGGQATSSKDPKMQAAKVRLLDGTHKDFELHRGSDGEALFALVSADLSIEEREYFSLCFYDTEGTRHWLYNDKKILRQLKGLPWEFCFEVKFYPTIPSSLNDDHARYNLFLQLRNDVFTGRLPATIETHATLGSLVAQAEFGDAKPTAEYEQYLRTTKFAPQMSDQLIEMIAQKHKEHKGLTPAEAENLYMDTCKQQTMYGIFVFSAKDNKNVPVGIGICAHGIYIYKEQIRVNRFPWQGIIKISYRKAQFAIKLKAGEIDRKEATVSYKVADYQHAKRIWKCAVEHHTFFRLIQPDEKPKSSLFRWGSARFRYQGRTQFQTKMASQMFDKPSSVAVQRSSSARLTHSLDNVAREQAPSTQISPLHYADNELGSHEPLASPAVSYDVSGQNEKRKLDDKVGNGLPSDDDELVYTPVESPSSAAYYLSERSSACSPASNDFLFSQQMRFAPPHSWRATEHDRNSSGMSSRGYYICSESVNGSQSLPKEINTSHQRVVECIEKRGELEQRPINDSVHIYHPGYYQEPPHRSQYQINSDANSQRNGITTVRRLGPENEMDRHPIRYFVDVQHSGASHIPSVNRLRHPGKEELGPPVLSNYSFRSITDSPLQRLEPSRELTTQNIQQYSSLYHRGSSNIPSSKQQEGHSLRTCLDARVLSGSLPSGYSQHTSRNNDTSNTLSSSERSSTKQSTTESRLGAFKFWKVEESGSGMEGENASEYRKSSIEPVRIKSSRGNTLTVSVENTRSREQTSVAWQKEPTVTSHTMLAKDHENTGQFSSKASQHPTHRLSGEVRKLESTSDRGTTDPTPGPPELQSKLSRDCAQVYHHGQSKASSKTIEASAPQISETRHTPEKTAVLHLKTSPVKEGPLSEEESRKVRLIARVPHGTSGEEQELEKSKKEHDSSGLFGLWRTSKSKQPETSAYGSIYTPSEKYTGPLDIVNRQRDIDQLPFKAPTAVAYKPSADDSHTSHNRFNLFGRWRHEGDEETVEKDQVRPESYGLASTSYEGPLESTTRNMELQSEPLRDYAQAYHHGQSWESPKTGEAPAAQIRGSRHTPEKTAVLHLKTVKGKPSSEEESRKVRLIARVPHGTSDEEQESQKSKKEQDSSGLFGLWRTGKGKQREVSAHESIYPSDEKYAGPLDDINRERDIDQLPFKSPAAVAYKPSADDSHTAHHRFNLFGRWRHEGDEETVEKDQVRPESYGLASTSYEGPLESTTRHAELQSEPLRDYAQAHHHGQSWESPKTGEAPAAQIRGSRHTPEKTAVLHLKTPSVKGKPSSEEESRKVRLIARVSHGTSGEEQELEKPKKEQDSSGLFGLWRTGKGKQREVSAHESIYPSDEKYAGPLDDINRERDIDQLPFKSPAAVAYKPSADDSHTAHHRFNLFGRWRHEGDEETVEKDQVRPESYGLASTSYEGPLESTTRHAELQSRPLRDYAQAYHHGQSWETAKTGKTSAPPLSETKRATEKTGVLHLKTPSVKEKPSSEEESRKVRLIARVHHGTSDEEQQSQKSKKEKDSPGLFGLQRTKRNEQGEMTANESVYTACEKYTGPLNDVNRQRDIEQLPFKSPAAVAYKPSADDSHTAHHRFNLFGRWRHEGDEETVEKDQVRPESYGLASTSYEGPLESTTRHAELQSRPLRDYAQAYHHGQSWETAKTGKTSAPPLSETKRATEKTGVLHLKTPSVKEKPSSEEESRKVRLIARVPHGTSDEEQESQKSKKEQDSSGLFGLWRTGKGKQREVSAHESIYPSDEKYAGPLDDINRERDIDQLPFKSPAAVAYKPSADDSHTSHNRFNLFGRWRHEGDEETVEKDQVRPESYGLASTSYEGPLESTTRNMELQSEPLRDYAQAYHHGQSWESPKTGEAPAAQIRGSRHTPEKTAVLHLKTVKGKPSSEEESRKVRLIARVSHGTSGEEQELEKPKKEQDSSGLFGLWRTGKGKQREVSAHESIYPSDEKYAGPLDDINRERDIDQLPFKSPAAVAYKPSADDSHTAHHRFNLFGRWRHEGDEETVEKDQSRPLRDYVQAYHHGQSWETAKTGKTSAPPLSETKRATEKTGVLHLKTPSVKEKSSSEEESRKLRLIARVPHWTSDEEQESQKSKKEQDSSGLFRLWRATKSKQGEMSANEDIYTLSEKYTGPLDDVNRQRDIDRLPFNAPANVGYKPSTDDYHTHRHRFNLFGRWRHEGDEETVEKDQVRPESYGLASASYEGPLESTARHMELQSKPLRDYAQAYHHGQSSDTAMTGKLPSKTAVLHLKTSQMRELSSAPVAEDGTGKYRLIARVSHDTDTQRDVDKIQLKSPASLAYTTSADDAHATHHHMHLFGRWRHEGDEETVEKEQVRPESYGLAFSSYEGPLQSTTRHEEMQSKPLRDYAQAYHHGQSWESGKISKLSPKTAVLHLKTSEMKEVSPSRSGEETGKYRLTTRVSHGTRDEEYGLKRPKKEQDSPRVFSLWRTGKSKQVEMSTNESVYPSNETFAAPVDDINRQNDIDQLPFKAPDSLAYTPSADDAHAAHHHMHLFGRWRHEGDEETIEKDQVRTESYGLASTSYEGPLESTARQEELQSKSLRDYAQAYHHGQSWESGRISKLPSKTAVLHLKTSEMREVSPPAKSEEEKGKYRLIARIPHVTSGSEQESQNSRKEQDSRGLSGLWRTGRNKEGETSAHESVYRVNEAFASPLDDIKRQRDLDQIPFKSPASLAYTPSADDAQATHHRMHEFGRRRHEGDEETVEKDQVQPESYGIASTSYEGPLESTTRHAELQSKPLRDYAQAYHHGQSWESGKMGNLPSKTAVLHLKTSEMREVSPSRFGEETGKYRLIARIPHGISDEEQESQKSKKEQDSRGLFGLWRTGRNKQSEMSANESVYITKEKYAGPLDDVDRQRDIDQLPFKAPTAVTYKPSTDDSHPTHQRILLFDRWRHGGDEEVVDKDRVQPEAYGLASTSYEGPLESTARHSDLESKPLQDYDLSRLSREAERSHIPEKTSALHLNASALKEKPTSEEELRKIRVIARVHHGESEYEGDFKKPEKVQHSCEVPSDRPVSSSDRHTGRFEGKTMSGEEYVEVRVDRRVEIELEPTLCLTGAGLGALSEDEDGLIFSITPPPMPSSDRSFFSRLLFKSSSKKPKKQKKVAKEAGSSDSSSSSDDEKNQVHIMPVESGGVTFPLYVDPEDKDGKLVRRETNELKYHLKGEGTSPGFDPQNPESGQPHTTISTWQESSRLPDEVTTEYDEKGNKITRTLKTSQVKHTVQKQTFQNYVVPTEGQPGVVTVERLHEETTPLGVTAIATNGSASSPHVVETHSRSIAYEADPNELHHEGLGEFVSCKTLTSGNRTVETYTYKTERDGIIETHVEHRVTIHSDEPIDHDAELSQAIMEATQMNPDMTVEKIEVRQESTA from the exons GCCTTCCGTGGGAGTTCTGTTTCGAGGTCAAATTCTATCCGACCATACCATCTTCCCTGAATGACGACCATGCACGATataatctttttcttcaattgaGGAATGACGTTTTTACTGGCAG ATTGCCGGCAACTATTGAGACTCATGCTACACTGGGTTCGTTGGTGGCTCAGGCTGAGTTTGGTGATGCAAAACCAACTGCCGAATACGAGCAGTACTTGCGCACAACCAAGTTTGCTCCTCAGATGAGCGATCAGTTGATAGAGATGATAGCACAGAAGCACAAAGAGCACAA GGGGCTCACACCAGCGGAAGCTGAAAATTTGTATATGGACACATGTAAACAGCAGACGATGTATGGTATATTCGTATTCAGCGCCAAG GATAACAAAAACGTCCCTGTTGGGATCGGGATTTGCGCTCACGGCATTTATATTTACAAAGAACAAATCCGTGTGAACCGCTTTCCTTGGCAAGGAATCATCAAAATCTCTTATCGCAAAGCTCAGTTTGCGATAAAGCTAAAAGCAGGAGAA ATTGACAGAAAAGAAGCCACCGTGTCGTATAAGGTCGCAGATTACCAACATGCAAAACGGATCTGGAAGTGCGCTGTCGAACATCACACCTTTTTCAG ACTCATTCAACCTGATGAAAAGCCAAAATCATCACTGTTCCGATGGGGATCAGCTCGCTTCCGATATCAGGGCCGTACTCAGTTCCAGACGAAAATGGCATCACAAATGTTCGACAAACCATCCAGTGTCGCAGTGCAGCGCTCAAGTAGCGCACGTTTGACACACTCACTCGACAACG TGGCACGAGAGCAGGCTCCTAGTACACAAATATCTCCTTTGCATTATGCAGATAACGAGTTAGGTTCACATGAG CCATTGGCCTCGCCTGCTGTGTCGTATGACGTTTCTGGCCAAAATGAAAAACGCAAACTTGACGACAAGGTGGGTAATGGTCTGCCATCTGATGATGATGAGCTTGTCTACACGCCTGTTGAATCGCCGTCATCTGCTGCTTATTATCTCTCAGAACGTTCATCTGCGTGTTCACCTGCCTCAaatgatttcttgttttcgcAGCAAATGAGATTTGCCCCTCCGCATTCTTGGAGAGCAACTGAGCATGATCGGAATTCATCTGGAATGTCCAGTCGTGGTTACTACATATGTTCCGAGAGCGTTAATGGCTCTCAGTCTCTTCCAAAGGAAATCAACACTTCCCATCAACGTGTTGTTGAGTGCATCGAAAAGCGAGGCGAACTAGAGCAGCGTCCCATAAACGACTCCGTGCATATATATCATCCCGGATATTACCAAGAACCTCCTCATCGTTCACAGTATCAGATTAACAGCGATGCCAACAGTCAGCGTAATGGAATCACAACAGTTAGAAGGCTAGGACCAGAGAACGAAATGGATCGCCATCCAATTCGCTACTTCGTGGATGTTCAGCACTCTGGAGCAAGTCATATACCTTCTGTGAACAGACTTCGACATcctggaaaagaagaattaggGCCTCCTGTTTTATCAAATTATTCCTTCAGAAGCATCACTGATTCCCCTCTGCAACGCCTGGAACCTTCCAGAGAATTAACAACTCAAAATATCCAACAATATTCATCCTTATACCATCGAGGAAGCTCAAACATTCCTTCTTCAAAGCAGCAGGAGGGTCATTCTCTAAGAACGTGTTTGGATGCGCGTGTTCTATCAGGCTCTCTACCTTCCGGATACTCACAACATACTTCAAGGAATAATGACACTTCCAACACGTTATCATCTTCGGAAAGATCGAGCACTAAACAAAGCACGACTGAAAGTCGTCTTGGAGCTTTCAAATTTTGGAAAGTGGAAGAAAGCGGAAGTGGGATGGAAGGAGAAAATGCCTCTGAATATCGTAAGAGTTCCATTGAGCCTGTGCGAATAAAATCATCCAGGGGGAACACTTTAACTGTGTCAGTAGAGAATACCCGCAGTCGCGAACAAACCTCGGTAGCATGGCAAAAAGAGCCTACTGTTACATCGCACACAATGTTGGCTAAAGACCACGAAAACACAGGGCAATTTTCAAGCAAAGCTTCGCAGCATCCTACTCACCGATTATCCGGCGAAGTTCGTAAGTTAGAATCTACTTCAGACCGTGGCACCACAGACCCGACACCGGGCCCCCCCGAGCTCCAATCGAAACTGTCACGTGATTGTGCCCAGGTATACCACCATGGACAATCGAAGGCAAGCTCCAAGACCATTGAAGCCTCTGCACCGCAAATAAGTGAGACCAGGCACACTCCAGAAAAAACAGCCGttcttcatttgaaaacatctCCAGTGAAGGAGGGGCCGTTAAGCGAAGAAGAGTCGCGAAAGGTTCGATTAATTGCTCGAGTTCCTCACGGCACTTCAGGTGAAGAACAAGAGTTGGAAAAGTCGAAGAAAGAGCATGATTCATCTGGACTATTTGGATTATGGAGAACATCAAAAAGTAAACAACCCGAGACGTCGGCATATGGATCTATCTATACACCTAGCGAGAAATATACAGGCCCATTGGACATTGTCAATAGGCAGAGAGATATAGATCAACTGCCTTTCAAAGCACCTACCGCTGTGGCTTATAAACCATCTGCTGATGATTCCCATACTTCGCATAATCGATTTAACTTATTTGGTAGGTGGCGTCACGAAGGTGACGAAGAAACGGTTGAAAAAGATCAGGTGCGACCTGAATCGTACGGGCTAGCATCCACTTCATATGAGGGCCCTCTTGAATCAACAACTCGTAATATGGAGCTGCAATCGGAACCATTGCGTGACTATGCCCAAGCATATCACCATGGACAATCATGGGAATCTCCAAAGACAGGTGAAGCCCCTGCGGCGCAAATAAGGGGAAGCAGACACACTCCAGAAAAAACAGCCGttcttcatttgaaaacagTGAAGGGGAAACCGTCATCCGAGGAAGAGTCGCGAAAGGTTCGATTAATTGCTCGAGTTCCTCACGGGACTTCGGATGAAGAACAAGAGtcacaaaaatcaaagaaagagCAGGATTCATCTGGGCTATTTGGATTATGGAGAACAGGAAAAGGTAAACAACGCGAGGTGTCGGCACATGAATCCATCTACCCCTCAGACGAAAAGTACGCAGGCCCACTTGACGATATCAATAGGGAGAGGGATATAGATCAACTGCCTTTCAAATCACCTGCCGCTGTGGCTTATAAACCATCTGCTGATGATTCCCATACTGCGCATCATCGATTTAACTTATTTGGTAGGTGGCGTCACGAAGGTGACGAAGAAACGGTTGAAAAAGACCAAGTGCGACCTGAATCTTACGGGCTAGCATCCACTTCATATGAGGGCCCTCTTGAATCAACAACTCGTCATGCGGAGCTGCAATCGGAACCATTGCGTGACTATGCCCAAGCACATCACCATGGACAATCATGGGAATCTCCAAAGACAGGTGAAGCCCCTGCGGCGCAAATAAGGGGAAGCAGACACACTCCAGAAAAAACAGCCGttcttcatttgaaaacaccttCAGTGAAGGGGAAACCGTCATCCGAGGAAGAGTCGCGAAAGGTTCGATTAATTGCTCGAGTCTCTCACGGCACTTCAGGTGAGGAACAAGAGTTGGAAAAGCCGAAGAAAGAGCAGGATTCATCTGGGCTATTTGGATTATGGAGAACAGGAAAAGGTAAACAACGCGAGGTGTCGGCACATGAATCCATCTACCCCTCAGACGAAAAGTACGCAGGCCCACTTGACGATATCAATAGGGAGAGGGATATAGATCAACTGCCTTTCAAATCACCTGCCGCTGTGGCTTATAAACCATCTGCTGATGATTCCCATACTGCGCATCATCGATTTAACTTATTTGGTAGGTGGCGTCACGAAGGTGACGAAGAAACGGTTGAAAAAGACCAAGTGCGACCTGAATCTTACGGGCTAGCATCCACTTCATATGAGGGCCCTCTTGAATCAACAACTCGTCATGCGGAGCTGCAGTCGAGACCATTGCGTGACTATGCTCAAGCATATCACCATGGACAATCATGGGAAACTGCAAAAACAGGTAAAACTTCTGCTCCACCATTGAGTGAAACCAAGCGGGCCACAGAAAAGACAGGGGTTTTGCACTTGAAAACACCTTCAGTGAAGGAGAAACCGTCATCCGAAGAGGAGTCGCGAAAGGTTCGATTGATTGCTCGAGTTCATCATGGAACTTCGGATGAAGAACAGCAGTCACAAAAGtcgaagaaagagaaggattCACCTGGGCTTTTTGGCCTgcagagaacaaaaagaaatgaacaaggAGAAATGACGGCAAACGAATCCGTCTATACAGCTTGTGAGAAATATACAGGGCCATTGAATGATGTCAATAGGCAGAGAGATATAGAACAACTGCCTTTCAAATCACCTGCCGCTGTGGCTTATAAACCGTCTGCTGATGATTCCCATACTGCGCATCATCGATTTAACTTATTTGGTAGGTGGCGTCACGAAGGTGACGAAGAAACGGTTGAAAAAGACCAAGTGCGACCTGAATCTTACGGGCTAGCATCCACTTCATATGAGGGCCCTCTTGAATCAACAACTCGTCATGCGGAGCTGCAGTCGAGACCATTGCGTGACTATGCCCAAGCATATCACCATGGACAATCATGGGAAACTGCAAAAACAGGTAAAACTTCTGCTCCACCATTGAGTGAAACCAAGCGGGCCACAGAAAAGACAGGGGTTTTGCACTTGAAAACACCTTCAGTGAAGGAGAAACCGTCATCCGAGGAAGAGTCGCGAAAGGTTCGATTAATTGCTCGAGTTCCTCACGGGACTTCGGATGAAGAACAAGAGtcacaaaaatcaaagaaagagCAGGATTCATCTGGGCTATTTGGATTATGGAGAACAGGAAAAGGTAAACAACGCGAGGTGTCGGCACATGAATCCATCTACCCCTCAGACGAAAAGTACGCAGGTCCACTTGACGATATCAATAGGGAGAGGGATATAGATCAACTGCCTTTCAAGTCACCTGCCGCTGTGGCTTATAAACCGTCTGCTGATGATTCCCATACTTCGCATAATCGATTTAACTTATTTGGTAGGTGGCGTCACGAAGGTGACGAAGAAACGGTTGAAAAAGATCAGGTGCGACCTGAATCGTACGGGCTAGCATCCACTTCATATGAGGGCCCTCTTGAATCAACAACTCGTAATATGGAGCTGCAATCGGAACCATTGCGTGACTATGCCCAAGCATATCACCATGGACAATCATGGGAATCTCCAAAGACAGGTGAAGCCCCTGCGGCGCAAATAAGGGGAAGCAGACACACTCCAGAAAAAACAGCCGttcttcatttgaaaacagTGAAGGGGAAACCGTCATCCGAAGAAGAGTCGAGAAAGGTTCGATTAATTGCTCGAGTCTCTCACGGCACTTCAGGTGAGGAACAAGAGTTGGAAAAGCCGAAGAAAGAGCAGGATTCATCTGGGCTATTTGGATTATGGAGAACAGGAAAAGGTAAACAACGCGAGGTGTCGGCACATGAATCCATCTACCCCTCAGACGAAAAGTACGCAGGCCCACTTGACGATATCAATAGGGAGAGGGATATAGATCAACTGCCTTTCAAATCACCTGCCGCTGTGGCTTATAAACCATCTGCTGATGATTCCCATACTGCGCATCATCGATTTAACTTATTTGGTAGGTGGCGTCACGAAGGTGACGAAGAAACGGTTGAAAAAGACCAA TCGAGACCATTGCGTGACTATGTTCAAGCATATCACCATGGACAATCATGGGAAACTGCAAAAACAGGTAAAACTTCTGCTCCACCATTGAGTGAAACCAAGCGAGCCACAGAAAAGACAGGGGTTCTGCACTTGAAAACACCTTCAGTGAAGGAGAAGTCGTCATCCGAGGAAGAGTCGCGAAAGCTTCGATTAATTGCTCGAGTCCCTCACTGGACTTCGGATGAAGAACAAGAGtcacaaaaatcaaagaaagagCAGGATTCATCTGGGCTATTCCGCTTATGGAGAGCAACGAAAAGTAAACAAGGCGAGATGTCGGCAAATGAAGACATCTATACACTTAGTGAGAAATATACAGGGCCATTGGACGATGTCAATAGGCAGAGAGATATAGATCGACTCCCTTTCAATGCACCTGCCAATGTGGGTTATAAACCATCTACTGATGATTACCATACTCATCGTCATCGATTTAACTTATTTGGTAGGTGGCGTCACGAAGGTGATGAAGAAACGGTTGAAAAAGATCAGGTGCGACCGGAATCGTACGGGCTAGCATCCGCTTCATATGAGGGCCCTCTTGAATCAACAGCTCGTCATATGGAGCTGCAATCGAAACCATTACGTGATTATGCTCAAGCATATCATCATGGACAATCATCTGATACTGCCATGACAGGTAAACTCCCCTCAAAGACTGCAGTgcttcatttgaaaacatctCAAATGAGGGAACTATCATCAGCTCCCGTAGCTGAAGACGGGACAGGAAAGTACCGGTTAATTGCTCGAGTTTCTCATGATACCGATACGCAGAGAGATGTAGacaaaattcaattaaaatcaCCTGCTTCTCTAGCTTATACAACATCTGCGGATGATGCTCACGCCACGCATCACCATATGCACTTATTTGGTAGGTGGCGTCACGAAGGTGACGAAGAAACGGTTGAAAAAGAACAGGTGCGACCTGAATCGTACGGCTTAGCATTTAGTTCGTATGAGGGCCCCCTTCAATCAACAACTCGCCATGAAGAGATGCAATCGAAGCCTTTGCGTGATTATGCACAGGCATATCACCATGGACAATCATGGGAAAGTGGAAAGATAAGTAAACTCTCCCCAAAGACTGCAGtacttcatttgaaaacatccGAAATGAAGGAAGTATCACCCTCTAGATCTGGAGAAGAGACAGGAAAATACCGTTTGACTACTCGAGTATCTCATGGGACTCGTGATGAAGAATACGGGTTGAAAAGACCAAAGAAAGAGCAAGATTCACCTAGAGTTTTCAGTTTATGGAGAACAGGAAAAAGCAAGCAAGTTGAGATGTCGACAAACGAATCTGTCTACCCAAGCAACGAGACTTTTGCGGCCCCAGTGGACGATATCAATAGACAGAACGATATAGATCAGCTCCCATTCAAAGCACCCGATTCTTTAGCTTATACACCTTCTGCGGATGATGCTCATGCTGCGCATCACCATATGCATTTATTTGGTAGGTGGCGCCACGAAGGTGACGAAGAAACGATTGAGAAAGACCAGGTGCGAACTGAATCCTATGGCCTTGCATCTACTTCGTATGAGGGCCCCCTTGAATCAACAGCTCGCCAGGAAGAGCTGCAATCGAAGTCATTGCGTGATTATGCACAAGCATATCACCATGGACAATCATGGGAAAGTGGAAGGATAAGTAAACTTCCCTCAAAAACTGCAGtacttcatttgaaaacatctgAAATGAGGGAGGTATCGCCACCAGCCAAaagtgaggaagaaaaaggaaaataccGATTGATTGCTCGAATTCCTCACGTGACTTCGGGAAGCGAACAGGAGTCACAAAACTCCAGGAAAGAGCAGGATTCACGAGGGCTTTCCGGTTTATGGAGGACAGGAAGAAATAAGGAAGGTGAGACGTCGGCACATGAATCTGTCTACCGAGTAAATGAAGCATTTGCGAGCCCGTTGGACGATATCAAAAGACAGAGAGATTTAGACCAAATTCCATTCAAATCACCTGCTTCTCTTGCTTATACACCATCTGCGGATGATGCTCAAGCCACGCATCACCGTATGCACGAATTTGGTAGACGGCGGCATGAAGGCGATGAAGAGACTGTCGAAAAAGATCAAGTGCAACCTGAATCATACGGCATAGCATCTACTTCATATGAAGGACCTCTTGAATCCACAACTCGTCATGCGGAGCTGCAATCAAAGCCACTGCGTGATTATGCCCAAGCATATCACCATGGACAGTCATGGGAAAGTGGAAAGATGGGTAACCTCCCCTCAAAAACTGCAGTacttcatttaaaaacatcCGAAATGAGGGAAGTATCACCCTCTAGATTTGGAGAAGAGACAGGAAAGTACCGGTTAATTGCTCGAATTCCTCATGGGATTTCCGATGAAGAACAAGAGTcacaaaagtcaaaaaaagagCAGGATTCACGAGGGCTTTTCGGTTTATGGAGGACAGGAAGAAATAAGCAAAGTGAGATGTCAGCTAACGAATCTGTCTACAtaacaaaagagaaatatgCAGGACCATTAGACGATGTCGATAGGCAGAGAGATATAGATCAACTGCCTTTCAAGGCACCTACTGCCGTGACTTATAAACCATCTACTGATGATTCCCACCCCACGCATCAGCGTATTCTTTTATTTGATAGGTGGCGTCATGGGGGGGATGAGGAAGTGGTCGATAAAGATCGAGTGCAACCTGAAGCATATGGTCTTGCGTCCACTTCATATGAGGGGCCACTTGAATCAACAGCCCGTCATTCTGACCTGGAATCTAAACCGCTGCAGGATTATGACCTGTCCCGTCTTTCACGAGAAGCTGAGAGAAGCCACATCCCAGAAAAGACGTCGGCTCTTCATTTGAATGCATCTGCGCTTAAGGAAAAGCCGACATCCGAGGAAGAGTTAAGGAAGATTCGGGTGATTGCTAGAGTTCATCATGGCGAATCAGAATACGAAGGAGACttcaaaaaaccagaaaaagtgCAACATTCATGTGAAGTTCCATCTGATCGACCAGTGTCTTCCTCGGACAGGCACACAGGGCGGTTTGAGGGAAAAACGATGAGCGGTGAGGAGTATGTTGAGGTGCGCGTTGATCGACGTGTAGAAATTGAACTGGAGCCTACGCTTTGCTTGACCGGGGCGGGGTTGGGCGCACTCTCTGAGGATGAAGATGGATTGATCTTCTCAATCACTCCACCACCGATGCCTTCGTCTGATCGTTCCTTCTTCAGCCGGCTGCTTTTCAAG AGTTCGTCGAAGAAGccgaagaaacaaaagaaagttgCGAAGGAGGCCGGTTCAAGTGATTCTTCCAGCAGTTCCgatgatgagaaaaatcaGGTCCACATCATGCCCGTCGAG